A region of the Bacillus sp. (in: firmicutes) genome:
GACAATAGCCACTGGGGGAACATCGGGAGTTTATTATCCTATTGGTGGTGCAATGGCTTCAGTTTTTGAAGAGGCGTTAGGCATTGATACATCTGTTCAATCAACAGGCGCTTCGATTGAAAATATTAACTTAATTACAAACGATTTAGCAGAATTAGCTATCACAATGTCAGATGCGGTCCAACAAGCGTATGAAGGATCAGGTGCATTTGAAGGAGAAACACCAAATGAAAATTTACGAGGATTAATTTCCTTATATCCAAACTATGTCCAAATTGTAACGACTAAAGATTCTGGAATTGAAACGGTCTATGATTTAAAAGGAAAAAGAGTAGGAGTAGGAGCACCAAACTCTGGTGTTGAATTAAATGCACGTATTATTTTAGATGCGTACGGATTAACTTACGATGACATGGAAGTGGATTATTTATCTTATAAAGAATCGATTGATCAAATGAAAAATGGTATGATTGATGCTGCTTTTGTGACGAGTGGAATTCCGAATTCCACAGTTATTGATTTAGCAACATCACACGATGTAGAAATTATTCCTATTGAAGGAAAAGAATTGGAAAAACTAACATCAGAATATTCGTTTTTCATTGAAGGTACGATTCCAAAAGGAACTTATGAAAATGAGGAAGACATTTCTACTGTTTCCATCATGAACATTTTGTTAGTCAATAAAAACTTATCTGAAGAGGTGGTATATGATTTAACGAAAGCTATCTTTGAACATATAGATGATATTCATGCATCACATAATTCTGCTAAGAATATTACGCTTGATACAGCTACTGACGGTATGGTGGTTCCACTACATCCTGGAGCAGAGAAATATTTAAAAGAAAAAGGAGTAATTGAATAAAGGCAAGGAGCCGATTGTACTTGAAACAATGGGGATTATTCTTATTGATGATCATCATAGGGGGGATGGTTGCTTGCCAAAGGGAGCCATCATCCCCGTATTTATTAATCATTGAAGATGTGGACACAGGTAATAAATATATAGAGCAACCAGTAAAGATTGGAGATCGATTGAAGCTATCATGGATACATTCAGTTGAGCATACTCCCTGGGAGGAAATTATTGAGGTACAGCAAGACGAGCAATTACATTTAATTGAAACAAGGTTCCAATCATTCGGGGCAGGAGTACCTCACGAAAGTGAAGGAAAATTAGTTTATTCAGATGATTTTATTATCATGACCAATCTTGATCGACCTTACAAAAAGTATTCATGGATACATTCTCATTACGTGCAACACGAATTGACGTTAAATAATAAGAAATTTGTTGATACAAAGTTAATTCCTCATCATCGTCGGATTATTATGTATCTTGAAAAGAGGTGAATGAATTTGAACGATCAACAACTACTAGAAAAGTTCGATGCCGAATCAAGATATCGTTCCTTTCAAAACCCCTATGTTAAAAACGTAATAGCGACTCTTGCTATTTTATTATCTTTGTACCATCTTTATACCTCCTATTTTGGAACACCTCCTACATTGCAACATCGTTCCATTCACGTAGGAGCTATTCTGGCCTTAACATTTCTCTACTACCCTGCATTTCGTCAATCATCCAAACAAAAGTTATCGGTTATTGATGTTTGCTTAGCCCTTTGTGCGATTTCTACCACTGTTTATTTAGTAGTCGAATACTCTAATATTATCCAACGTGGTGGAATAGCTAGCACATGGGACTACATTTTTGGTGGAATGTTAATCATCTTAGTTTTAGAAGCGGCAAGACGTTTAAGTGGCTTGGCACTTCCTTTATTAAGTATTTTATTTTTGTTATATGCTCTTTTTGGCCGATCATTTTCAGGTATTTTTCGTCATCGCGGATATGATCTTGAACAAGTGTCTGCGTATTTGTATACCACCACCGAAGGGATTTTTAGTACAGCAATAGGTGTTTCAGCAACTTATATTTTTCTTTTTATTTTATTTGGAGCGTTTCTGCAAAAATCTGGTATGGGGCAATTTTTTAATGACTTAGCTTTGGCGATTGCCGGACATACTAAAGGAGGACCTGCAAAAGTTGCCGTCATTGCAAGTGGATTTTTGGGGAGTATTAATGGAGCTGCAGTAGCTAACGTTGTTACTACTGGTGCCTTTACGATTCCATTAATGAAAAAAATAGGGTATAAAAAGGATTTTGCAGGAGCTGTTGAAGCTAGTGCGTCAGTTGGTGGACAAATTTTACCTCCAATAATGGGAGCATCAGCATTTATTATGGCGGAAGTATTGGGCATTCCTTATTCAACGATTGCATTAACTGCAATTTTGCCAGCATTGTTATTTTATTTAGGAATATTAATTCAGATTCATTTTCGTGCGTCAAAAAATGGTTTAGAAGGTCTTGAAAGAGATCAACTACCTAAAGTAAGCGATGTCCTAAAAGAACGGGGGCATTTGTTAATTCCATTAATTTTCTTATTTTATATGTTGTTTTTTAGTGGAACAACCATTATTTTTTCAGCTTTTTGGACAATTATTGTCACTATCCTTGTAAGTTTGGTAAGAAAAACCACACGTATGTCTTGGCGGGATGTATTAGAGGCTTTAGAAGTTGGCGCACGAACATCGCTTGGTGTGGCCGTGGCTTGTGCAGCAGTTGGAATTATTGTAGGTGTGGCCACATTAACCGGGTTCGGTTTAAAATTAGCGAGTGGTATCGTTGCATTAGGTGGGGACAATTTATTCCTTACTCTTATCTTTACGATGATTGCTTGTATTATTTTAGGCATGGGATTACCAAGTATTCCAACTTATATCATTACGGCAACCATGGCTGCTCCAGCGCTCATCCAACAGGGGATTGAACCACTTGTAGCTCATTTATTTGTCTTTTATTTTGGTATTTTCGCAAATATTACTCCTCCTGTAGCATTAGCATCGTTTGCTGCTGCAGGTATTTCTGGTGGAAATCCAATGAGAACTGGATTTGTGTCAATGAAATTAGCGATTGCAGGTTTTATTATTCCGTTTTTGTTTGTATACAATAATGAATTATTATTAATTGATATTACTCTGCTAGGTGCATTACTTGTAATTATTACAGCTATTATGGGTGTCGTCATGCTCGGAATAGCAGCGGAAGGATTCCTATTTACTAGACTAAACTTAGTAGAACGATTGCTTTTATCCTCAGGTTCATTCCTGTTTCTTACACCAAATGTAGTACAAGATTTAATTGGGATTGTTCTATTTGCGTTCATAGTTTTTCGTCAATTTTCATTACAAAAACGAATGAGGTCCCAGGCAAAGGGATCGGCAATTTAATATGAAAAGCCTATTCCCTGATAAAACCAGGGAACAGGCTTTTTTGTTTTTATTCAACACGGAAACCTCTTACATGTTTAATTGGATTATCCTTATTGGACCCATCTCCAAAATACACATGAACGGGACCATCTTCTTTTAACGGTTTGCCGTCTTTAGAGAAGCCTAAAATTAACTCATACCCTTGTGAAAGTGTGAGGGAAACTTCTTTTTCGGCTGTTTCAATAATCAATGTTGTTGCTTCTTCAAATGGTTCTGCGTTTTCTAAAAAAGAGCGGAACGGTATTCCAAACGTTCCCGTGAGAACTTTTTCTTTTTCGAATTTACGTTCAGTTTTTAATGTAGGGGGAAATACGGCTCCTTCGCGAATCTCTCTTTCCCAGTGTTTGGAAGTTACTTGTATATACTCTTCTTCTTCATTTTTTTCTTGTGGTTCTGTTAAAAAATATGTATTTAAGTCTAACCGGCGGTCATCAAAAATCCATACTCCAGGATCTAAAGTGATTTTGAATTTCACTTTCCCTTTAATTGGTAAAATAGTGTCCATCGTGTTTACCCCCTCACGAAAAAATGGTTTTTTATAGGAATGTTGGTTGAAAATAAGCATGACTCATTCATTAGTATATCTTTCTTGAAAAAGTTTGTCACACGAAACAAGAAACATCAGGAGGTTAAAAACGAATGGAATGCATTAGCAATCAAGAGTTAGAACAGCTCATTGATGAAGTTCGTCCGTATAGTCAATATGGCAAATTAGTGGATTATATTCCAGCGTTAAAAGAAGAAAATAGTGAGGACCTATCCGTATCGATTTTTCATGTGAACGGAACGTTTTTTTATGCTGGAGACTATTTAAAAAAATTTACATTGCAGAGTATATCCAAGGTGATTACGCTAGCACTTGTCCTAATACAAAACGGAGAAGAGGCTGTGTTTGAACGAGTTGGAATGGAGCCAACAGGAGATCCTTTTAACTCAATTGCAAAGTTGGAAACATTAAAGCCAGCTAAGCCATTAAATCCGATGATAAATGCGGGAGCACTAGCGGTAACGAATATGATTCAAGGAAAAGATGTAGACGAAAAATGGGACCGCCTACTTTCCTTTGTGCGCGAGTTAGTCAATGATGACCAAGTGTCGTATAACGAAAGGGTCGCTAAATCAGAATATGATACGGCTAATTTAAACCGTGCTTTATGTTACTTTATGAAACAACATGAGGTAATTGAAGGAAATATTGAAGACCTTCTTTTTTTGTACACGAAACAATGTGCTATTGAAATGAACTGTTCAGATTTAGCACGAATCGGAGCGGTTTTTGCCGCAAATGGTGTTGACCCTGTTACTGGACGAGTACTTATTCCCTCCAATATCGCAAGAATTTGTAAAACGTTTATGGTGACATGTGGAATGTACAATGCCTCAGGAGAATTTGCGATAAAGGTAGGTATTCCGGCAAAAAGTGGAGTATCAGGTGGAATTATGGGAGCAGTCCCTCATAAATGTGGTATCGGTATTTTCGGTCCTGCTCTTGATGAGAAAGGTAATAGTGTTGCCGGAGTAAAACTTCTTGAAACAATGAGTCAAATATATGGTTGGAGTATTTTTTAACCATCGATGACAAAAAGCCCCTCTATGTATGGAGGGGTAATTTTTATGGTGATGAGTTGACCTTATTTCTCTTCTCAAAATCTAAAAGTATCTAACCATTTTTTAAAGTGAAAAACTTTTCAAGTTCGTTTATAATAGATTTATAAAGGAATACACAATTTACGAACTTTCATTATTCTTGCCAATTCACTATTCTAACGGTAGAATTTATAGATAGGATTGGAATTTTGGACGGAAATGGGGGGGTTACTGTGGCGTCTGAAATTAAAGTGGATCATCGTGAGAAAGCTTATGCCTTACTAAAAGCAGACGCGGAAAAAATTTTACAATTAATTAAAGTTCAAATGGACAATTTAACGATGCCCCAATGTCCTCTATATGAGGAAGTGTTGGATACGCAAATGTTCGGCTTGTCCCGTGAAATAGATTTTGCCATTCGCTTAGGATTAGTAGATGAGCGCGATGGGAAGGAGCTATTGGATTCTTTAGAAAAAGAACTATCTGCCCTTCACGAAGCTTGGACAAGAAAATAATCAATATAAACTCAAACAGTTCGGACCGAATGTTTGAGTTTTTTTGTATCAAATCCACTTTTTTAGAGGCAATGTATTAGTTGGATTTTAATATAAGGAATGATTGATATGTTCAAACGAATTATAAAATCGTATGACTATTCACTGATCATTGTATATTTTCTGTTGTGCTTATTCGGGCTCATTATGATCTATAGTGCCAGTATGGTAACCGCTATTCAAATTTACGGAAAAGAGAGCGACTTTTTCTACGACAAACAAAAACAGCATTTGATCGTTTCGTTCGTTACTTTTGCCATTATGGCATTTTTACCATATAAACTATGGGGATCGAAACAACTTTCAAAGATTTTAGTTTTCGGTTCATTTTTAGTACTAATATTGGTCCTTTTTTTCGGACACGTATCGAACAATGCACAAAGTTGGTTTACCTTTGGCTCAAGAAGTATTCAGCCAGCAGAATTTGTTAAATTAGTTGTTATTATTTATTTATCTTCTGTTTATGCACGTAAACAATCTTATATAAATGAGTTTAATGTTGGGGTTATACCTCCCATTGTGTTTCTTGTCGGTCTTTGCTTTTTTGTTGCCTTGCAGCCGGATTTAGGAACAGCAGCTATAATATTTGCGATCGGTTGTACGATTATCATTTGTTCAGGAATGAACATGAAAAACATTATGAGACTAGCTGTTCTTTCTCTAGTGTTTCTTCTTTTTTTCAGTCCTTTTATATATATGAAAAAGGACGACATTATTACAAAAGAGCGAATTGGTCGGATTAACGGTTTTCTTAAACCATTTGAATACGAGCAAGATGACGGTTATCATTTAGTTAATTCGTATTTAGCCATTGGATCCGGCGGTGTTAAAGGGCAAGGAATTGGACAAAGTATTCAAAAGTTAGGGTACCTCCCAGAACCTCATACAGACTTTATTATGGCTATAATTGCTGAAGAGCTCGGAGTATTTGGGGTATTGTTCGTTCTGTTCGGATTGGCTTATATTGTTTTAAAAGGTATTTATATTGCGGTAAGGTGTAAAGATCCGTTCGGGACATTGCTTGCTATCGGTATTTCGAGCATGATTGCCATTCAATCGTTTATTAATCTTGGAGGTGTTAGTGGTCTAATTCCGATTACAGGTGTCCCTTTACCATTTATTAGTTATGGAGGTTCCTCCTTGTTGCTCTTATCATTATCTATGGGGATACTTGTAAATATCTCGATGTTTGTTCGATATGAACAAAAATATAAAAAGAAATCGACAACTACAACAAAGGGGATAACAACTTTTTCGTAGTGTTTACGAATAGTTGTTCATCTATAAATCATTTATATGGAATTTCATAGGGGAGAGGTGCAATTGTGAGAAAAAAGATTAACAAAGTATTAGTGGCAAACAGAGGGGAAATTGCCATTCGGGTTTTTCGGGCGTGTACGGAATTAGGGATTCGTACCGTTGCGATTTATTCGAAGGAAGACTCAGGGGCTTATCACCGTTATAAAGCGGATGAAGCTTATTTAGTCGGCGAAGGAAAAAAGCCGATTGAAGCATATTTAGATATTGAAGGAATTATTGAGATTGCCAAACGGGCTGGAGTAGATGCCATTCATCCTGGTTACGGTTTTCTTTCTGAAAACATCCAGTTTGCGAAACGATGCGAAGAGGAAGGGTTTATTTTCATCGGGCCAGAAACACGTCATTTAGACATGTTCGGCGACAAAGTAAAAGCTCGGTTTCAAGCAGAATTAGCAGGTATTCCAGTTATACCTGGAAGCGATGGTCCAGTAAAAGGACTAGATGAAGTGATTAAATTCGGTAAAGAACATGGCTTTCCAATCATAATTAAAGCGGCCCTTGGCGGTGGTGGACGCGGGATGCGGATTGTTCGTAGCTTAGATGAAGTACGCGCATCCTATGAACGAGCCAAATCTGAAGCAAAAGCCGCTTTCGGAAGTGAAGACGTCTATGTCGAAAAATTCATTGAAAAACCAAAGCATATAGAGGTACAAATTTTAGGAGACCAATATGGAAACATCGTTCATTTATTTGAACGCGACTGCTCTGTGCAGCGACGCCATCAAAAAGTCGTAGAAGTAGCACCATGCGTGTCCATATCCGAAGAGCTTCGTCACCGTATTTGTCAAGCGGCAGTTCAGTTAATGGAGAATGTCGGATATGTAAATGCGGGTACAGTGGAGTTTTTAGTTTCAGGTGACGATTTTTACTTTATTGAAGTCAATCCGCGAGTGCAAGTGGAACATACGATTACCGAGATGATTACGGGTATTGATATCGTTCAATCCCAAATTTTAATCGCTGCCGGTTATCAATTAAAAGATAAAGAAATCGGTATTGAATCACAACAATCGGTCACGATGCATGGATATGCCATCCAATCTCGTGTCACAACTGAAGATCCATTGAATAACTTTATGCCAGATACAGGAAAAATCATGGCGTATCGTTCAGGCGGCGGCTTCGGCGTGCGACTTGATGCCGGAAACGGATTTCAAGGTGCTGTCATTACACCGTATTATGATTCTTTGCTTGTGAAATTGTCTACTTGGGCACTGACGTTTGAACAAGCTGCAGCGAAAATGGTTCGTAACTTGCAAGAATTTCGTATTCGCGGAATCAAGACAAACATTCCGTTTTTGGAAAATGTCGTGAAACACGAAAAATTTATTTCTGGTCAATATGATACTTCGTTTATCGATACGACACCGGAATTGTTTATTTTCCCGAAGCGGAAAGACCGGGGAACCAAAATGCTTACGTACATTGGTACGGTTACAGTCAATGGTTTTCCGGGAATTGAGAAAAAGAAAAAACCGGTGTTTCCTAAAGCGCGTATTCCTAAGGTCAATGTAACAACTTCACCACGTGAAGGTACGAAGCAAATTTTAGAACGTGAAGGTGCGGAAGGCCTCGTCCGTTGGGTTAAAGACCAACAAAGAGTGTTATTAACCGATACAACATTCCGAGATGCACATCAATCATTGTTAGCTACGCGTGTAAGAACGTATGACTTGAAGCAAATTGCTCGACCAACATCTACGCTGCTTCCAAACCTATTCTCATTAGAAATGTGGGGAGGAGCGACCTTTGATGTGGCCTATCGCTTCTTAAAAGAAGACCCATGGGAGCGCCTATTAACGTTACGCGAACGAATCCCGAATATATTATTCCAAATGTTATTACGGGCATCGAATGCAGTTGGCTATAAAAACTATCCGGACAATGTGATTCGTGAATTTGTTGAAAAATCAGCCTATGCCGGTATCGATGTGTTCCGTATTTTTGATAGTTTAAACTGGGTGAAAGGAATGGAAGTAGCAATTGATGCTGTTCGCAAATCTGGTAAAATTGCGGAAGCATCGATTTGTTACACCGGAGATATTGACGATCCAACGCGGACGAAATATAACATTAACTATTACAAACAAATGGCGAAAGAGTTAGAACAGCAAGGGGCCCATATTCTAGGCATTAAAGATATGGCTGGTCTGTTAAAACCACAAGCTGCCTATCGATTAATTTCGGAATTAAAAGATACAGTTGATATTCCAATTCACCTACACACTCATGATACAAGTGGAAATGGAATTTTTACGTATGCAAAAGCTATTGAAGCAGGAGTAGATATTGTAGACGTTGCCGTGAGCTCAATGGCCGGACTCACTTCTCAACCAAGTGCGAATACGTTATTCTATGCTCTTCAAGGCACGGAACGTCAACCAGATGTTGATATTCAATCATATGAGCTGCTTTCGCGGTATTGGGAAGATGTTCGAAAATACTATCAAGATTTTGAAAGCGGGATTCTTTCGCCACACACAGAAGTGTATCAACATGAAATGCCTGGTGGGCAATATAGTAACCTTCAACAGCAAGCAAAAGCGGTCGGCCTAGGTGACCGATGGGATGAAGTAAAAGATATGTATCGTCGCGTCAACCAATTGTTTGGAGATATTGTAAAAGTCACTCCTTCTTCAAAAGTGGTTGGAGATATGGCTTTATTTATGGTCCAAAATAATTTAACGGAGCAAGATATAATGGAACGCGGAGATAAACTAGATTTCCCAGATTCTGTCGTTCAATTGTTTGAAGGGTATTTAGGTCAGCCGTATGGGGGATTCCCTGAAGAGCTGCAAAAGGTAATTTTAAAGGGGCGCGAACCAATCAATGTTCGTCCTGGTGAATTGCTAGAAGATGTTGATTTTGATGAAGTGAAGAAAGAGTTATTTGAAGAATTAGGGCGACAAGTCACTTCTTTCGATGCGATTGCATATGCCCTTTATCCAAAAGTATTTAGAGAATACCATGAAGCCGTTCAACAGTATGGTGATTTATCTGTTTTAGACACGCCTACGTTCCTATACGGAATGCGCTTAGGTGAAGAAATTGAAGTAGAAATTGAAACAGGAAAAACATTAATCGTCAAACTCGTCTCCATTGGACAAGCCCAAGCAGACGGGACACGAATTGTGTATTTTGAGCTAAATGGTCAGCCACGGGAAGTGATTATTCGTGATCAAAGCATCAAATCAGCGGTTGCGTCAAGAGTGAAAGCCGATCCGAAAAACGAAGCACACATTGGCGCTACAATGCCAGGTACGGTGATCAAAGTACTAGTAGAAAAAGGCGAAAAAGTGGAAAAAGGCGACCATTTAATGATTACTGAAGCGATGAAAATGGAGACGACTGTCCAAGCACCTTATTCTGGTGTGGTCAGAGATATTTTTGTACAAGCCGGTGACGCGATTCAACCAGGCGACTTGTTAATTGAATTAAAAAAATAAGAAAGAAATAGGCCTTGGAAACAACTCCAAGGCCTATTTCTTTTAATCCATACTTTGACGCTGATTGTAATTGCTCCGAACAACAAGCAATATAAAATAACACAATAAACCGAATAAGCATGTGATAAAGAACGCATGAAGTAATGCGATACCTAAATTTAACTGAGTGATGATGACAAGTGCACCAGCAATTACTTGACTTAAAGTTAATACAAAGGCGATAATCCATCCCCAATAAAGTACTTTTTGGTGCTGGTAATGTCGAATGGTCATCCAAGTTACATATGCAATCCAAATAAAAATAAGACCAGCGGCTACACGGTGTCCCATTTGAATCCATTCGTACATATTGGATGGTAAGGCAGGATCTGTATTAATACATAATGGCCAATCTCGGCAAACTAAGCTTGATTTTGTATGGCGAACAAGAGCTCCGGTATAAACGACAAAATAGCTGTAAATCGTAATGGCAATAATGTGGAACCGCATTCGTTTATCGATAACAATACGGTCGGCATCAAATTTTTGATCAACTTCAAAAATAAGCAAGGTTAATAAAAAGACAGCGGCAAACGAAATTAAAGAAATACCGAAATGAAGAGCTAATACAAAATCTGACTGTCCCCAAATTACTGCCGCTGCTCCAATTAATCCTTGAAGGACAAGAAAGAAAATCGAAAGTATCGCCAAAAATTTCGTTTCACGCTTGTGTCCAATCGCTTTATATGACCAAATAGCTAAAATAAGGACTAACAAGCCGACTCCACCCGAAACGACCCGGTGGGCAAGTTCAATAATCGTTTCTAATGTAATATTTTCAGGGATGATTTGGCCATGGCATAGCGGCCAAGAACGTCCGCAGCCCATACCAGAGCCTGTTTTGGTGACTAGTGCTCCTCCGAGAAGCACGAATATCATCCCAATCGTTGTTAGGACTGCAAACCATTTTAAATAACGTCGCAAATGCTTCACCTTCTTACGAACATTGTCGAAAAATCATATGCACTTAATCGATATTACTAAAGGAATACTAAAAAAACAATTCTAAAAAAGATTATTCTTGAAAAACTATTGAAACGGAAGGGAGAGTCTGTTAGAAATATTTATGGAATCTATTTGGCCTCTCTTCTACTAAAATAGATTCTATTGTACATACTAATTATGATATTTTGTAGTAAAAAAAACAACCGTTCGGCTAATAACGGTCACAAATTCGACATAAATACTTCAAAAACTCTTCACAAAAACGCGACGAGATATGTTTTAATATAAAAATGATGGGTTTATTTTTGTCCGAGATTTGAAAAACTGAAAATGGTTTCATTTAACCATTCATGTTGTACTAAAATTGTGATTAATATAGCCAGACTACAGTTTTTCCTATATAGTTATGTTATGCGGCTTGACCTTACGTATAGAGAGGGGGAGAGGCAATGTCCGACGTTCGTACGGTTACCGTTGATAAAGGAAACTTTCCTGAAACATCAGCGTGGCGAGATTTTTTAGCGTTAATCAAAATTGGTATTGTTAATTCAAATTTAATAACAACATTTACTGGATTATGGTTAGCGCTTTATTTCAATAATAAACATTTTCTTCAACATTTAGATATGATGGTTTTGTCATTGCTAGGGTCAACGCTAATTATCGCAGGCTCATGCAGTTTAAATAACTTTATTGATCGTGATATTGATCATGTGATGGAACGAACTAAAAAACGGCCGACCGTTACTGGAAAATATTCTGGTCCAAAAGTATTAACGATTGGTTTTTCATTCATCGTGATTGGATCGTTCCTATTATTTTTAACTTCTTTTACTGCTGGATTAATTGGTTTAATCGGGATTTTTAGCTATGTTGTATTATATACGATGTGGTCTAAACGCCAATATACGTTAAATACGGTTATTGGAAGTATTTCTGGGGCTGTACCACCGTTAATCGGTTGGGCTTCCATTGATCCTGATTTACATGTAGTGGCGTGGATTTTATTTTTATTAATGTTTATTTGGCAACCGCCACACTTTTTAGCACTAGCAATGAGACGAACAGAGGAATATCGTGCGGCAGGAATTCCGATGTTGCCTGTTGTTCACGGTTTTGATATAACGAAGCGACAAATGGTTGTTTGGGTAGCATGCTTGTTACCGTTACCTTTTTATTTGCATTCGTTAGGAATGCCTTTTGTCGTGTTAGCAACCATATTAAATATTGGATGGCTGATTTTAAGTATTGTTGGTTTTCGAGTGAAAGATGATATTAAGTGGGCAACACAAATGTTTGTCTACTCCATCAATTATTTAACTATTTTGTTTGTATTGATGGTTATTATGACCGTCATTTAATAAAGGGAGTTCTTTCTATAAAGAAATCCACATATAATCTTGTTTTCCAGTCCTTGTGTTGCAAAACAATAAACGAAAGAGGGGTTTGATTAAGCTATGAAACAATGGCTAACAAAATGGCGTCTTTAC
Encoded here:
- the pyc gene encoding pyruvate carboxylase, giving the protein MVRKKINKVLVANRGEIAIRVFRACTELGIRTVAIYSKEDSGAYHRYKADEAYLVGEGKKPIEAYLDIEGIIEIAKRAGVDAIHPGYGFLSENIQFAKRCEEEGFIFIGPETRHLDMFGDKVKARFQAELAGIPVIPGSDGPVKGLDEVIKFGKEHGFPIIIKAALGGGGRGMRIVRSLDEVRASYERAKSEAKAAFGSEDVYVEKFIEKPKHIEVQILGDQYGNIVHLFERDCSVQRRHQKVVEVAPCVSISEELRHRICQAAVQLMENVGYVNAGTVEFLVSGDDFYFIEVNPRVQVEHTITEMITGIDIVQSQILIAAGYQLKDKEIGIESQQSVTMHGYAIQSRVTTEDPLNNFMPDTGKIMAYRSGGGFGVRLDAGNGFQGAVITPYYDSLLVKLSTWALTFEQAAAKMVRNLQEFRIRGIKTNIPFLENVVKHEKFISGQYDTSFIDTTPELFIFPKRKDRGTKMLTYIGTVTVNGFPGIEKKKKPVFPKARIPKVNVTTSPREGTKQILEREGAEGLVRWVKDQQRVLLTDTTFRDAHQSLLATRVRTYDLKQIARPTSTLLPNLFSLEMWGGATFDVAYRFLKEDPWERLLTLRERIPNILFQMLLRASNAVGYKNYPDNVIREFVEKSAYAGIDVFRIFDSLNWVKGMEVAIDAVRKSGKIAEASICYTGDIDDPTRTKYNINYYKQMAKELEQQGAHILGIKDMAGLLKPQAAYRLISELKDTVDIPIHLHTHDTSGNGIFTYAKAIEAGVDIVDVAVSSMAGLTSQPSANTLFYALQGTERQPDVDIQSYELLSRYWEDVRKYYQDFESGILSPHTEVYQHEMPGGQYSNLQQQAKAVGLGDRWDEVKDMYRRVNQLFGDIVKVTPSSKVVGDMALFMVQNNLTEQDIMERGDKLDFPDSVVQLFEGYLGQPYGGFPEELQKVILKGREPINVRPGELLEDVDFDEVKKELFEELGRQVTSFDAIAYALYPKVFREYHEAVQQYGDLSVLDTPTFLYGMRLGEEIEVEIETGKTLIVKLVSIGQAQADGTRIVYFELNGQPREVIIRDQSIKSAVASRVKADPKNEAHIGATMPGTVIKVLVEKGEKVEKGDHLMITEAMKMETTVQAPYSGVVRDIFVQAGDAIQPGDLLIELKK
- a CDS encoding heme A synthase, yielding MRRYLKWFAVLTTIGMIFVLLGGALVTKTGSGMGCGRSWPLCHGQIIPENITLETIIELAHRVVSGGVGLLVLILAIWSYKAIGHKRETKFLAILSIFFLVLQGLIGAAAVIWGQSDFVLALHFGISLISFAAVFLLTLLIFEVDQKFDADRIVIDKRMRFHIIAITIYSYFVVYTGALVRHTKSSLVCRDWPLCINTDPALPSNMYEWIQMGHRVAAGLIFIWIAYVTWMTIRHYQHQKVLYWGWIIAFVLTLSQVIAGALVIITQLNLGIALLHAFFITCLFGLLCYFILLVVRSNYNQRQSMD
- a CDS encoding protoheme IX farnesyltransferase, with the translated sequence MSDVRTVTVDKGNFPETSAWRDFLALIKIGIVNSNLITTFTGLWLALYFNNKHFLQHLDMMVLSLLGSTLIIAGSCSLNNFIDRDIDHVMERTKKRPTVTGKYSGPKVLTIGFSFIVIGSFLLFLTSFTAGLIGLIGIFSYVVLYTMWSKRQYTLNTVIGSISGAVPPLIGWASIDPDLHVVAWILFLLMFIWQPPHFLALAMRRTEEYRAAGIPMLPVVHGFDITKRQMVVWVACLLPLPFYLHSLGMPFVVLATILNIGWLILSIVGFRVKDDIKWATQMFVYSINYLTILFVLMVIMTVI